In a single window of the Jaculus jaculus isolate mJacJac1 chromosome 9, mJacJac1.mat.Y.cur, whole genome shotgun sequence genome:
- the LOC123463342 gene encoding uncharacterized protein LOC123463342, with translation MPGRCVGTSRSRRGVRHLRARRWGAGTSRRLGVRRRARSTVRETRGRSAEKLQDCRRPRRRRRPTTEIAASAGVNAALGTPGTAGSIEAAREPRAVWVNGAVGEPEVVGPAGAVWVTRSGADEAEGRSPRGCERKGRPGAQGHESILELWLKVQAMRVASGCWEGSRVELHPVPAGEGPVERGVPGRASWVETSRDGVTGPWVRGQVRTYPRASELSTVIGLRAVGERASDFGGQGQAWRAPPAIGRPGVVENIGCAVAPGPSERGQPTGVSGAMEWPEVMGGPRAQEVDRACGGAPGLCGGGQSVQTPRAVAQEAVCGDTPGLWERGQAAGVHDALGLPTAVEKETTPVDASGMWHRRQEVEDIGTGGIPDLWGTGQPVGVPCVSEGGVRSGGDPGSWGAAQTPGLSGSGEQEAGCQGVRGVWNIEQAMGAPRALGKEADGTSVPGLWGTGQLRGVCQTLVVPENRKEETRYSRISDLSGREQALAMPLAEAVSGLRREDTHSGNVLNHWERRQAMREQETPGPAPVNQDAGCRAVSCLCGRRQAVGEFEAVIPQHRCASVGMPVGLAVPAAICMPGLMCHESGPRDDVNLSERACAAPVPVASGRPVASEEQWSVVGNTGTGAFPISLVRRSAVGVPIAPEAPGFLEVEIDSEGFSGLSDRRQTARIPVTVGTSSAGRGPVSSRTSRLVQEEIGSGRVLDMVRSRPAAVVSMAMGVPESLGEEALSEGLGRRQSAEMPVTSGLQRVGESDFREDSGIAQSRQTTDVPIAARVLRPVEVKAGSESVSGLCRRHCGTVSETVRGTLPQEMLASVGVSMAGCVPATMWVTGSPREEADEGASGQTVVRRESTEEAGASGEEMRGRGILGQAGRGHTVGVSYTHGHVTRRWGDPRSTEEETVYENIPGVSGTRMAGPLVSRGETRIGHFRDHLQQSERRPVGGVPAVRVRGDNLGENYVGEGRLREAFH, from the coding sequence GCGGCGGGGCGTTCGACACCTGCGGGCCCGGAGATGGGGTGCAGGGACTTCCCGACGCCTTGGAGTCAGGCGCCGGGCGAGGTCCACGGTGCGGGAGACGCGGGGTCGGAGTGCAGAGAAGCTACAGGACTGCCGACGGccacggaggaggaggaggccgacCACGGAGATCGCCGCCTCCGCGGGGGTGAACGCAGCCCTGGGGACTCCTGGGACTGCAGGCTCGATTGAGGCCGCAAGGGAGCCCAGGGCCGTGTGGGTGAACGGAGCGGTGGGCGAGCCCGAGGTGGTGGGGCCTGCCGGGGCTGTGTGGGTGACTAGATCGGGGGCGGACGAGGCCGAAGGTAGGAGTCCCCGGGGCTGCGAGAGAAAAGGCCGCCCGGGAGCGCAGGGCCATGAGAGCATTCTGGAATTGTGGTTGAAGGTGCAGGCTATGAGGGTAGCTTCAGGATGCTGGGAAGGAAGCCGAGTGGAGCTCCACCCGGTTCCAGCGGGAGAAGGGCCAGTCGAAAGGGGTGTCCCCGGACGGGCTTCCTGGGTAGAGACTAGTCGAGATGGTGTCACTGGACCCTGGGTGAGAGGACAGGTTAGGACATACCCTCGGGCCTCAGAACTATCCACAGTCATAGGGTTAAGGGCTGTTGGTGAGAGAGCCTCAGACTTCGGTGGGCAGGGACAGGCCTGGAGGGCCCCCCCTGCTATAGGTAGGCCTGGAGTTGTGGAGAATATAGGCTGTGCAGTTGCCCCAGGTCCTTCGGAAAGAGGACAACCTACGGGTGTGTCTGGGGCCATGGAGTGGCCTGAGGTCATGGGAGGGCCCAGAGCCCAGGAAGTGGACAGGGCATGTGGGGGTGCCCCCGGTCTATGTGGGGGAGGACAGTCAGTGCAGACTCCTAGGGCCGTGGCACAAGAGGCTGTCTGTGGGGATACCCCAGGCTTATGGGAAAGGGGACAGGCTGCAGGTGTCCATGATGCCTTGGGGTTACCCACAGCTGTGGAGAAGGAAACTACCCCTGTGGATGCCTCAGGCATGTGGCACAGGAGACAAGAGGTGGAAGATATAGGCACTGGGGGTATTCCAGACCTGTGGGGCACAGGGCAGCCTGTAGGGGTGCCTTGTGTTAGTGAAGGGGGAGTGAGATCTGGGGGTGACCCAGGATCATGGGGAGCTGCACAGACTCCAGGGCTGTCTGGTTCTGGGGAGCAAGAGGCAGGGTGTCAGGGTGTCCGGGGTGTGTGGAATATAGAACAGGCTATGGGAGCACCCAGGGCTTTGGGTAAGGAGGCAGATGGTACCAGTGTCCCAGGACTGTGGGGAACAGGGCAGCTGCGAGGAGTGTGTCAGACTTTGGTGGTACCAGAAAATAGGAAAGAAGAGACGAGGTACAGTCGTATCTCAGACCTGTCGGGGAGAGAGCAGGCTCTTGCGATGCCTCTGGCTGAGGCAGTGTCAGGGCTGAGGAGGGAGGATACACACAGTGGCAATGTCCTAAACCACTGGGAAAGAAGGCAGGCCATGAGGGAGCAGGAGACCCCGGGGCCTGCACCTGTGAATCAGGATGCTGGCTGTAGGGCTGTCTCGTGTCTTTGTGGGAGAAGGCAGGCTGTGGGGGAGTTTGAGGCTGTCATACCCCAGCACAGGTGTGCTTCAGTAGGGATGCCTGTGGGTCTGGCTGTACCTGCTGCGATATGCATGCCTGGCCTCATGTGTCATGAAAGTGGCCCTAGAGATGATGTGAACCTTTCAGAAAGGGCTTGTGCTGCCCCAGTGCCTGTGGCTTCTGGGAGGCCTGTGGCTTCTGAGGAGCAGTGGTCTGTGGTTGGGAACACTGGCACTGGGGCCTTTCCAATTTCTTTGGTCAGGAGATCAGCTGTTGGGGTTCCCATAGCTCCTGAGGCACCTGGTTTTCTGGAGGTAGAGATTGACTCTGAGGGTTTCTCAGGCTTGTCAGATAGGAGACAGACTGCCAGAATACCTGTGACTGTGGGAACATCCTCAGCTGGTAGGGGACCTGTGTCTTCCAGGACATCTAGGCTTGTACAGGAGGAAATTGGTTCTGGAAGAGTCTTAGACATGGTGAGAAGCAGACCAGCAGCAGTTGTATCCATGGCTATGGGGGTCCCTGAGTCCTTAGGGGAAGAGGCACTTTCTGAGGGCTTAGGCAGAAGACAGAGTGCTGAGATGCCTGTGACTTCTGGGCTCCAAAGAGTGGGGGAAAGTGACTTCAGAGAAGACTCGGGCATAGCACAAAGCAGACAGACCACAGACGTGCCCATTGCTGCCAGGGTTCTTAGACCTGTGGAGGTGAAGGCAGGCTCTGAAAGCGTATCAGGCCTGTGTAGGAGACACTGTGGGACAGTTTCTGAAACTGTGAGGGGAACTTTGCCCCAGGAGATGCTTGCTTCTGTGGGAGTTTCTATGGCTGGGTGTGTACCTGCTACCATGTGGGTGACTGGGTCCCCCAGAGAGGAAGCAGATGAAGGTGCCTCAGGTCAGACAGTGGTTAGGAGAGAGTCCACAGAAGAAGCAGGGGCCTCAGGGGAAGAGATGAGGGGTAGAGGGATCCTGGGGCAGGCAGGGAGGGGCCACACTGTGGGGGTTTCTTATACCCATGGGCATGTTACCAGGCGGTGGGGTGACCCAAGGTCTACGGAGGAAGAAACAGTCTATGAGAATATTCCTGGAGTGTCTGGTACAAGAATGGCTGGGCCCCTGGTGTCCAGGGGGGAAACGCGCATTGGTCACTTCAGGGATCACCTGCAGCAGAGCGAGAGGAGACCAGTGGGAGGAGTGCCTGCAGTCAGAGTGAGGGGAGATAATTTAGGAGAGAATTATGTGGGAGAGGGAAGACTGAGGGAGGCCTTCCATTAG